In the Bordetella genomosp. 10 genome, one interval contains:
- the gnd gene encoding phosphogluconate dehydrogenase (NAD(+)-dependent, decarboxylating), translating into MKFTFKGCLYKSDKCISAKVEPPAPARQPPDRPGTASLSPACSRAWRRNGNRGTTARRQIRRRDKVAGVGPGGRPASPPSWAPALEGKNMHIGLIGLGRMGANIARRLLRGGHAVTGYDRAEAAVGALRADGGGGAASVAELVQALPAPRAVWVMLPAGAITEATIDELAGLMQPGDVIIDGGNTMYKDDMRRARALAGRGIEYVDVGTSGGVWGLERGYCMMIGGEKKVVDHLDPIFACLAPGLGDIPRTPGREGSDPRAEQGYIHAGPAGAGHFVKMVHNGIEYGLMQAYAEGFDLLRSKGSDALPEDQRLPINVADVAEVWRRGSVVSSWLLDLTAIALARDAELSTFSGEVADSGEGRWTIDAAVEQAVPVPVLAGALFARFRSRQEHTYADKILSAMRFGFGGHVEKKD; encoded by the coding sequence AAAGCGATAAATGCATATCCGCGAAGGTAGAACCGCCGGCGCCCGCCCGGCAGCCGCCGGACCGCCCGGGAACCGCCTCGTTATCTCCCGCCTGCTCGCGGGCGTGGCGGCGAAACGGCAATCGCGGCACGACAGCTAGGCGTCAGATCCGCCGGCGCGATAAAGTAGCGGGGGTCGGGCCGGGCGGCCGGCCAGCGTCGCCGCCCTCATGGGCCCCTGCCTTGGAAGGAAAGAACATGCACATAGGATTGATCGGCCTGGGCCGGATGGGCGCCAACATCGCCCGCCGCCTGCTGCGCGGCGGCCATGCCGTGACCGGATACGACCGCGCCGAGGCGGCGGTCGGCGCCCTGCGCGCCGATGGCGGCGGCGGCGCGGCCAGCGTCGCCGAACTGGTGCAGGCCCTGCCCGCGCCGCGCGCGGTATGGGTCATGCTGCCCGCCGGCGCCATCACGGAAGCCACCATCGACGAGCTGGCGGGGCTGATGCAGCCCGGCGACGTCATCATCGACGGCGGCAACACCATGTACAAGGACGACATGCGGCGCGCCCGGGCCCTCGCCGGCCGCGGCATCGAGTATGTCGACGTCGGCACGTCCGGCGGCGTGTGGGGCCTGGAGCGCGGCTACTGCATGATGATAGGCGGCGAGAAAAAGGTGGTCGACCACCTCGACCCCATCTTCGCCTGCCTGGCGCCCGGCCTGGGCGACATCCCGCGCACGCCCGGCCGCGAAGGCAGCGACCCGCGCGCCGAACAGGGCTACATCCATGCCGGCCCCGCGGGCGCCGGCCATTTCGTCAAGATGGTGCACAACGGCATCGAATACGGCCTGATGCAGGCCTACGCGGAAGGCTTCGACCTGCTGCGTTCCAAGGGTTCGGACGCCCTGCCCGAGGACCAGCGCCTGCCGATCAACGTCGCCGACGTCGCCGAGGTGTGGCGCCGGGGCAGCGTGGTGTCGTCCTGGCTGCTCGACCTGACGGCCATCGCGCTGGCGCGCGACGCCGAACTGAGCACCTTCTCCGGCGAAGTGGCCGACAGCGGCGAAGGCCGCTGGACCATCGACGCGGCGGTCGAGCAGGCGGTGCCGGTGCCTGTCCTGGCCGGCGCCCTGTTCGCGCGTTTCCGTTCACGCCAGGAACATACGTATGCGGACAAGATCCTGTCCGCCATGCGCTTCGGCTTCGGCGGCCACGTCGAGAAAAAGGACTAA
- the pgl gene encoding 6-phosphogluconolactonase, whose amino-acid sequence MTGSSRTPAASGTLHVYATPAELIEGAAKWLVEHIEASEDRYALALSGGSTPKPLYERLARPDLARRIDWKRVHLFWGDERFVPHDHPDSNYRMAKLALIDHVPIPPANVHAVPTDGTPESAAQRYAQTLRDFYGADRLDPNRPLFDLNLLGIGDDGHTASLFPGAPQLLEEKEWVAAVVGQKPEPRITLTYPVLDSADTVAFLAQGAAKREPVARARRHDPNTPAGLVAPRGDLLWFLDKAAAPAQ is encoded by the coding sequence ATGACCGGATCTTCCCGTACTCCCGCCGCCAGCGGCACCTTGCATGTCTACGCCACGCCCGCCGAATTGATCGAAGGCGCCGCCAAGTGGCTGGTGGAACACATCGAGGCCAGCGAGGACCGCTACGCCCTGGCCCTGTCCGGCGGGTCCACGCCCAAGCCGCTGTATGAAAGACTGGCCCGTCCCGACCTGGCCCGCCGCATCGACTGGAAGCGGGTCCACCTGTTCTGGGGCGACGAACGCTTCGTGCCGCACGATCACCCGGACAGCAACTACCGCATGGCGAAGCTGGCGCTGATCGACCACGTGCCCATCCCGCCCGCCAACGTGCATGCCGTGCCCACCGACGGCACGCCCGAATCGGCCGCGCAACGTTATGCGCAGACGTTGCGCGATTTCTACGGCGCCGACCGGCTGGATCCCAACCGCCCGCTGTTCGACCTCAACCTGCTGGGCATCGGCGACGACGGCCACACCGCCTCCCTGTTTCCCGGCGCGCCGCAGTTGCTGGAGGAAAAGGAATGGGTGGCGGCAGTGGTCGGCCAGAAGCCCGAACCGCGCATCACGCTGACCTATCCCGTGCTGGACAGCGCCGACACGGTGGCCTTCCTGGCCCAGGGCGCGGCCAAGCGCGAGCCGGTCGCGCGGGCGCGCCGCCACGATCCCAACACGCCGGCCGGCCTGGTCGCGCCGCGCGGCGACCTGCTCTGGTTCCTCGACAAGGCGGCGGCGCCGGCGCAATAA
- a CDS encoding FUSC family protein — protein sequence MHWLVRLRLAWRQITTTFPSRARLAARDALATALACAVAWLLAVRLWGHQHPTFALVSAVVCLAPGVPSHLKQARNLVIGCALGIVMGELMWQLPDTYPLVRMSVGMFFAILAGAVIGPTPVVPIQAGVSVALVLAMGPSTAGGTRLLDVLLGAAVGLLFSQVLFTSNPFKDIGRAASDFLLQIGNGLDRSLKACEARSGDAAEAALGRLQQAQESLAALRAAVAEAQVSKRWSLRGRLNAGRIAFVARRYDRHAVRAYAVALLLAESLSRAISHTNTAPPAAVTAYCQWLSDSCMALAKESAVVVLNDDDPRARWTALLSLRDRLPEGGFALGAARRAHMGPRPQSAAADASMPAPEWALVRDNAQQLEDALRALLGSRDA from the coding sequence TTGCACTGGCTCGTTCGTCTACGCTTGGCCTGGCGCCAGATCACCACCACGTTTCCTTCACGGGCCCGGCTGGCCGCGCGCGATGCGCTGGCGACCGCGCTGGCTTGCGCGGTGGCGTGGCTCCTGGCGGTGCGGCTGTGGGGCCACCAGCACCCCACCTTTGCCCTGGTCAGCGCCGTGGTGTGCCTGGCGCCGGGCGTGCCCAGCCACCTCAAGCAGGCGCGCAACCTGGTGATCGGCTGCGCGCTCGGCATCGTGATGGGCGAGCTGATGTGGCAATTGCCGGACACCTACCCGCTGGTCCGCATGAGCGTCGGCATGTTCTTCGCCATCCTGGCGGGCGCCGTCATCGGCCCGACGCCGGTGGTGCCTATCCAGGCCGGCGTGTCGGTGGCGCTGGTGCTGGCCATGGGGCCAAGCACGGCGGGCGGCACGCGCCTGCTCGACGTCCTGCTGGGCGCCGCGGTCGGGCTGCTGTTCAGCCAGGTGCTGTTCACGTCCAACCCCTTCAAGGACATAGGGCGCGCCGCCTCCGACTTCCTGCTGCAGATCGGCAATGGCCTGGACCGGTCGCTCAAGGCCTGCGAGGCGCGCAGCGGCGATGCCGCCGAGGCGGCGCTGGGCCGCCTGCAGCAGGCGCAGGAATCCCTGGCCGCCTTGCGCGCCGCCGTGGCGGAGGCGCAGGTCAGCAAGCGCTGGTCGCTGCGGGGACGGCTCAATGCCGGACGCATCGCCTTCGTCGCGCGCCGTTACGATCGCCATGCGGTGCGCGCCTATGCCGTGGCGCTCCTGCTGGCCGAAAGCCTGAGCCGCGCCATCTCGCATACGAATACGGCGCCGCCCGCCGCGGTGACGGCGTATTGCCAATGGCTGTCCGACAGTTGCATGGCGCTGGCCAAGGAGTCCGCGGTGGTCGTGCTCAATGACGACGACCCGCGCGCCCGCTGGACTGCCCTCCTGTCGCTGCGCGACCGCCTCCCCGAGGGAGGATTCGCGCTTGGGGCGGCCCGGCGCGCTCATATGGGCCCGCGGCCACAATCCGCCGCCGCGGACGCGTCCATGCCGGCGCCCGAGTGGGCCCTGGTGCGGGACAACGCCCAGCAACTGGAGGACGCCTTGCGGGCGCTGCTCGGGTCGCGCGACGCGTGA
- a CDS encoding anthranilate synthase component II codes for MSKLLMLDNYDSFTYNLVQYFGELGEDVKVARNDQITLEEIHAMKPDRICVSPGPCSPNEAGISVALIKEFAGKLPILGVCLGHQAIGTAFGGDIVRAPQIMHGKTVRITHTGTDIFTGLPSPYTVIRYNSLTIDPATLPDCLQVTATAEDGDIMGVRHKTLPIYGVQFHPESVLSEHGHALMRNFLNL; via the coding sequence ATGTCTAAACTCCTGATGCTCGACAACTACGACTCCTTCACCTACAACCTCGTGCAGTACTTCGGCGAATTGGGCGAGGACGTCAAGGTGGCTCGCAACGACCAGATCACCCTGGAAGAAATCCACGCCATGAAGCCGGACCGCATCTGCGTCTCGCCCGGCCCCTGCTCGCCCAACGAGGCCGGCATCTCGGTGGCGCTGATCAAGGAATTCGCGGGCAAGCTGCCCATCCTGGGCGTGTGCCTGGGCCACCAGGCCATCGGCACCGCCTTCGGCGGCGACATCGTGCGCGCGCCGCAGATCATGCACGGCAAGACGGTGCGTATTACGCATACGGGTACGGACATATTCACGGGCCTGCCCTCGCCCTACACGGTGATCCGCTACAACTCGCTGACCATCGATCCCGCCACGCTGCCGGACTGCCTGCAGGTGACCGCCACGGCCGAGGACGGCGACATCATGGGCGTTCGTCATAAAACGCTGCCGATTTACGGAGTACAGTTCCATCCGGAATCGGTATTGAGCGAGCATGGCCACGCGCTCATGCGCAACTTCCTGAACCTGTGA
- the trpD gene encoding anthranilate phosphoribosyltransferase has translation MTISPTEALTRCIEHREIFHDEMLHLMRLLMRGEMSPQIASALLMGLRVKKETVGEITAAAQVMREFATPVETPYPEQLLDMCGTGGDGSHTFNISTTAMFVAAAAGVKIAKHGNRSASSSSGSADVLEALGANLQLTPAQVAECIEATGIGFMFAPAHHGAMKNVAAVRKELGVRTIFNILGPLTNPASAANQLMGVFHPDLVGIQVRVLERLGSRHVLVVHGKDGMDEASLGAATMIGELKDGVISEYEIHPEDYGLSMMSNRGIKVSNREESRALIVEALSGKAGPARDIVALNAGLAIYAGNGAPSIDAGLKLAFETIANGAARDKLEQFCAYTRKF, from the coding sequence ATGACCATTTCCCCCACCGAAGCGCTGACCCGTTGCATCGAGCATCGTGAAATCTTTCACGACGAAATGCTGCACCTGATGCGTCTATTGATGCGCGGCGAGATGTCGCCGCAGATCGCCAGCGCGCTGCTGATGGGCCTGCGCGTCAAGAAGGAAACGGTAGGCGAAATCACCGCCGCCGCCCAGGTCATGCGCGAATTCGCGACCCCGGTGGAAACGCCCTATCCGGAACAACTGCTGGATATGTGCGGAACCGGCGGCGACGGCAGCCACACGTTCAACATCTCGACCACGGCCATGTTCGTGGCCGCGGCGGCCGGCGTGAAGATCGCCAAGCACGGCAATCGCAGCGCGTCGTCGTCCTCCGGCAGCGCCGACGTCCTGGAAGCCCTGGGCGCCAACCTGCAATTGACGCCCGCGCAGGTGGCCGAGTGCATCGAGGCCACGGGCATCGGCTTCATGTTCGCGCCGGCCCATCATGGCGCCATGAAGAACGTGGCGGCGGTGCGCAAGGAACTGGGCGTGCGAACCATTTTCAATATCCTCGGTCCATTGACCAACCCCGCCTCGGCGGCCAACCAGTTGATGGGCGTGTTCCATCCGGACCTGGTCGGCATCCAGGTGCGCGTGCTGGAGCGGCTGGGTTCGCGCCACGTGCTGGTGGTGCATGGCAAGGACGGAATGGACGAGGCTTCGCTGGGCGCCGCCACCATGATCGGCGAGCTGAAGGACGGCGTCATCAGCGAGTATGAAATCCATCCGGAAGACTACGGGCTATCCATGATGTCCAATCGCGGCATCAAGGTGTCCAATCGGGAGGAATCGCGCGCGCTGATCGTCGAGGCCTTGTCCGGCAAGGCCGGGCCCGCGCGCGACATCGTCGCATTGAATGCCGGTCTGGCGATTTACGCGGGGAATGGCGCGCCTTCCATCGACGCGGGCTTGAAGCTCGCTTTTGAAACCATTGCTAACGGCGCTGCCCGGGACAAGTTGGAACAATTCTGCGCCTACACCCGGAAGTTCTGA
- the trpC gene encoding indole-3-glycerol phosphate synthase TrpC encodes MNDILAKILAVKAEEVATARQMRSEAELLREAQARQDVRGFAQAIEDKIAAGKPGVIAEIKKASPSRGVLRENFNPAEIAASYAVHGAACLSVLTDVQFFQGSHDHLRQARASCPLPVLRKDFVIDPYQIIKARALGADCVLLIAAALTPAQLKEMEACAMELGMDVLVEVHDAQELEVALDMRTPLLGINNRNLRTFETSLRNTLDLLPRIPAGRRVVTESGILKPEDVQLMRSKGVDAFLVGEAFMRAPDPGAELARLIA; translated from the coding sequence ATGAACGACATTCTTGCGAAGATCCTCGCCGTCAAGGCCGAGGAAGTCGCCACCGCGCGCCAGATGCGCAGCGAAGCGGAGTTGCTGCGCGAAGCGCAGGCCCGCCAGGACGTGCGCGGTTTCGCGCAAGCCATCGAAGACAAGATCGCCGCCGGCAAGCCCGGCGTCATCGCCGAGATCAAGAAGGCCTCGCCCTCGCGCGGCGTATTGCGCGAAAACTTCAACCCCGCCGAGATCGCCGCGTCGTATGCGGTGCACGGGGCCGCCTGCCTGTCGGTGTTGACCGACGTGCAGTTCTTCCAGGGTTCGCACGATCATCTGCGCCAGGCCCGCGCGTCCTGCCCGCTGCCGGTGCTGCGCAAGGACTTCGTCATCGATCCCTACCAGATCATCAAGGCGCGCGCGCTGGGCGCGGACTGCGTGCTGCTCATCGCGGCGGCGCTGACGCCCGCCCAGCTCAAGGAAATGGAAGCCTGCGCGATGGAACTGGGCATGGACGTGCTGGTGGAAGTGCACGACGCGCAGGAACTGGAAGTGGCGCTGGACATGCGCACGCCGCTGCTGGGCATCAACAACCGCAATCTGCGCACCTTCGAGACCTCGCTGCGCAACACGCTCGACCTGCTGCCGCGCATTCCCGCCGGCCGCCGCGTCGTCACGGAAAGCGGCATCCTCAAGCCCGAGGACGTCCAGTTGATGCGCTCGAAGGGCGTGGACGCCTTCCTGGTCGGCGAAGCCTTCATGCGCGCGCCGGACCCGGGCGCGGAACTGGCGCGGCTGATCGCCTGA
- a CDS encoding sigma-54-dependent Fis family transcriptional regulator → MSIPSHQAALSAARRLFRQKGVVPEHVLAEPILRSWRRCAESGQDMRGARPPELLTQAELRQELDRHAALRRLCGPVMAEMKRRARDAGGLVVLTDAAGLVLDSGGSLDFLDCASLLALAPGACWSESAAGTNAIGTALVERRAIAVQGAEHYFEPNRVLTCAAMPILDPAGRTLGLLDLTCHADGRWAGAGDSLRAAIDRVERALFEDLAGSCMLLCLHERPDGLARDTAALLAFDGDVLAAANRHALALLGIDRAGLGVFRYDDLFAGTPGQAAADGRLHRQDGRMLHAQVRWPGHGPAGPAREASLIGIGGVTPVSPVRTDPPVPPVPPAAPVTREPAHPAQDRPAPDGLPQDRRARNRDAQDGDDARAVARGRAAPSPSYWFDPATLGELARTVRLLDAGVAVLLQGETGVGKEVFARQMHQRSARAGGPFVAVNCAALPETLIESELFGYEDGAFTGARRQGSKGLLRQAHGGVLFLDEIGDMPLPLQARLLRVLQAREVTPLGGGRAVPVDFALICATHQALDIGAGHGDGIGAAGAAGMGAMAGAGGISTARAAPALAVSGPVRSDLYFRIAEYTVRLPALREHADRAAIVRALWRASGNAPDAGPRLPADVMRLLADYAWPGNFRQLSTTLRTLRVLAGDEDVRVDMLSADIRGALPVLDRDAAAGTLQGQTDAAIRAALQACGGNVSQAARRLGVHRSTLYRRVKNGVA, encoded by the coding sequence ATGTCCATCCCGTCCCACCAGGCCGCGCTCAGTGCCGCGCGCCGGCTGTTCCGGCAGAAGGGTGTCGTCCCGGAACACGTGCTGGCCGAACCCATCCTGCGCTCATGGCGCCGCTGCGCCGAGTCCGGGCAGGACATGCGCGGCGCCCGCCCGCCGGAACTGCTGACCCAGGCCGAGCTGCGCCAGGAACTGGACCGCCACGCGGCCTTGCGCCGGCTGTGCGGGCCGGTCATGGCGGAGATGAAGCGGCGGGCGCGGGACGCCGGCGGACTGGTGGTGCTCACTGACGCCGCCGGCCTGGTCCTGGACAGCGGCGGCAGCCTCGACTTTCTCGACTGCGCCAGCCTGCTGGCGCTGGCGCCCGGCGCCTGCTGGAGCGAATCGGCGGCCGGCACCAACGCCATCGGGACGGCGCTGGTCGAACGCCGCGCCATCGCCGTGCAGGGCGCCGAGCATTATTTCGAGCCCAACCGGGTGCTCACCTGCGCCGCCATGCCCATCCTGGACCCCGCCGGCCGCACCCTGGGCCTGCTGGACCTGACCTGCCATGCCGACGGCCGCTGGGCCGGCGCGGGCGACAGCCTGCGCGCGGCGATCGACAGGGTGGAGCGCGCGCTGTTCGAGGACCTGGCGGGGTCTTGCATGCTGTTATGCCTGCACGAGCGGCCCGACGGCCTGGCGCGCGACACCGCGGCCTTGCTGGCTTTCGACGGCGACGTGCTGGCGGCGGCCAATCGCCACGCGCTGGCCCTGCTCGGCATCGACCGCGCCGGCCTGGGCGTGTTCCGCTACGACGACCTTTTCGCGGGAACGCCCGGCCAGGCCGCCGCCGACGGGCGCCTGCACCGCCAGGACGGGCGGATGCTGCACGCGCAGGTGCGCTGGCCCGGCCATGGCCCGGCCGGCCCGGCGCGCGAGGCGAGCCTGATCGGCATCGGCGGCGTCACCCCCGTCAGTCCGGTGCGGACCGATCCGCCCGTGCCCCCGGTTCCTCCCGCGGCGCCGGTCACCCGCGAACCCGCGCATCCCGCGCAGGATCGCCCCGCGCCGGACGGCCTGCCGCAAGATCGCCGCGCACGGAATCGCGATGCGCAAGACGGCGACGACGCGCGCGCCGTCGCGCGTGGCAGGGCCGCTCCGTCCCCATCCTATTGGTTCGATCCCGCCACCCTGGGCGAACTGGCGCGTACGGTGCGCCTGCTGGATGCGGGCGTGGCGGTGCTGCTGCAAGGCGAGACGGGCGTGGGCAAGGAGGTCTTCGCGCGCCAGATGCATCAGCGCAGCGCGCGCGCCGGCGGTCCTTTCGTGGCGGTCAATTGCGCCGCGCTGCCGGAAACCCTGATCGAATCGGAATTGTTCGGCTATGAGGACGGCGCCTTCACCGGCGCGCGCCGCCAGGGCAGCAAGGGCCTGCTGCGCCAGGCCCACGGCGGGGTCCTGTTCCTGGACGAGATCGGCGACATGCCCTTGCCCTTGCAGGCGCGGCTGCTGCGTGTGCTGCAGGCGCGCGAAGTCACGCCGCTGGGCGGCGGCCGGGCGGTGCCTGTGGATTTCGCGCTGATCTGCGCCACGCACCAGGCGCTGGACATCGGCGCGGGCCATGGCGACGGCATCGGTGCGGCCGGCGCGGCGGGGATGGGCGCCATGGCGGGCGCGGGCGGCATTTCCACCGCGCGCGCGGCGCCGGCCTTGGCCGTGAGCGGCCCGGTCCGCAGCGATCTGTATTTCCGCATCGCCGAATACACGGTGCGCCTGCCGGCCCTGCGCGAGCATGCCGACCGCGCCGCCATCGTGCGCGCGCTGTGGCGCGCGTCCGGCAATGCCCCCGACGCCGGCCCGCGCCTGCCCGCCGACGTGATGCGCCTGCTGGCCGACTACGCATGGCCGGGCAATTTCCGCCAGTTGTCGACGACCCTGCGGACGCTGCGCGTGCTGGCCGGCGACGAGGACGTGCGGGTCGATATGTTGTCGGCCGATATCCGCGGCGCCTTGCCGGTCCTGGACCGCGATGCGGCGGCCGGCACCCTGCAAGGCCAAACCGACGCCGCCATCCGCGCGGCGTTGCAGGCCTGCGGCGGCAACGTCAGCCAAGCCGCGCGCCGCCTGGGCGTGCATCGCAGCACCTTGTACCGCCGCGTCAAGAACGGCGTGGCCTGA
- the adh gene encoding aldehyde dehydrogenase, which yields MDTATRVAPDAYGTPVNFKKQYDNFIGGGWQAPVEGQYFDNVTPITGQVLSRNARSTARDIELALDAAHKAAPAWGKTSVAERARMLSRIADIIEANLELLATAETWDNGKPIREARAADIPLAVDHFRYYAAAIRAQEGGLSEIDADTVAYHFKEPLGVVGQIIPWNFPILMAAWKLAPALAAGNCVVIKPAEQTPTGIMVLAELIADVLPPGVLNIVTGFGLEAGKPLASNKRIAKIAFTGETTTGRLIMQYAAQNLIPVTLELGGKSPNIFFADVAAQDDDFFDKAIEGFVMFALNQGEVCTCPSRALIQESIYDRFMERALKRVAAIKQGNPLDADTMIGAQASSEQLEKILSYLDIGKQEGAKVLAGGARAQLPGELKDGYYVQPTVFEGKNNMRVFQEEIFGPVVAVTSFKDADDALAIANDTLYGLGAGVWSRDGNTAYRMGRAIQAGRVWTNCYHAYPAHAAFGGYKQSGIGRENHKMMLDHYQQTKNLLVSYSPKKLGFF from the coding sequence ATGGACACCGCTACCCGCGTCGCGCCGGATGCCTACGGCACGCCCGTCAATTTCAAGAAACAGTACGACAACTTCATCGGCGGCGGCTGGCAGGCGCCCGTCGAGGGACAGTATTTCGACAATGTGACGCCGATCACCGGCCAGGTGCTGTCGCGCAATGCGCGCTCCACCGCGCGCGACATCGAGCTGGCGCTGGATGCGGCGCACAAGGCCGCGCCCGCCTGGGGCAAGACCTCGGTGGCCGAGCGGGCCCGCATGCTGTCCCGCATCGCCGACATCATCGAGGCCAACCTGGAACTGCTGGCCACGGCGGAGACGTGGGACAACGGCAAGCCGATACGCGAAGCGCGCGCCGCCGACATCCCCCTGGCCGTCGACCACTTCCGCTACTACGCGGCGGCCATCCGCGCGCAGGAAGGCGGGCTCTCGGAAATCGACGCAGATACCGTGGCCTACCACTTCAAGGAGCCGCTGGGCGTGGTCGGCCAGATCATTCCCTGGAACTTCCCCATCCTGATGGCGGCCTGGAAGCTGGCCCCGGCGCTGGCCGCCGGCAATTGCGTGGTGATCAAGCCGGCCGAGCAGACGCCCACCGGCATCATGGTGCTGGCCGAGCTCATTGCCGACGTGCTGCCGCCGGGGGTGCTCAACATCGTCACCGGCTTCGGCCTGGAAGCGGGCAAGCCGCTGGCGTCCAACAAGCGCATCGCCAAGATCGCGTTCACCGGCGAGACCACCACCGGCCGCCTGATCATGCAGTACGCCGCGCAGAACCTCATCCCCGTGACGCTGGAGCTGGGCGGCAAGTCGCCCAACATCTTCTTCGCCGACGTGGCCGCGCAGGATGACGATTTCTTCGACAAGGCCATCGAGGGTTTCGTGATGTTCGCGCTGAACCAGGGCGAGGTCTGCACCTGCCCCAGCCGCGCGCTGATCCAGGAATCCATCTACGACCGTTTCATGGAGCGCGCGCTCAAGCGCGTGGCCGCGATCAAGCAGGGCAACCCGCTGGACGCCGACACCATGATAGGCGCGCAGGCCTCCAGCGAGCAGTTGGAGAAGATCTTGTCCTACCTGGATATCGGCAAGCAGGAAGGCGCCAAGGTGCTGGCCGGCGGCGCGCGCGCGCAACTGCCGGGCGAGTTGAAGGACGGCTATTACGTGCAGCCCACGGTGTTCGAGGGCAAGAACAATATGCGCGTGTTCCAGGAGGAAATCTTCGGGCCGGTGGTGGCGGTGACCTCCTTCAAGGACGCCGACGACGCGCTGGCCATCGCCAACGACACGCTGTACGGCCTGGGCGCGGGGGTCTGGTCGCGCGACGGCAATACCGCCTATCGCATGGGACGCGCGATCCAGGCGGGCCGCGTGTGGACCAACTGCTATCACGCCTATCCGGCGCACGCGGCGTTCGGCGGGTACAAGCAGTCGGGCATCGGGCGCGAAAACCACAAGATGATGCTGGACCATTATCAGCAGACCAAGAACCTGCTGGTCAGCTACAGCCCGAAGAAACTGGGCTTCTTCTGA
- a CDS encoding DUF779 domain-containing protein — MSQADLEQRGAPGGQAARTAAREDGDGGKVTATPAALAFIAELTAEYGPIMFHQSGGCCDGSSPMCYPQGEFLLADHDVLLGEIGGAPFYIGGAQYEAWKHTDLIIDVVPGRGGMFSLDNGREKRFLTRSSICAVPPAKT; from the coding sequence ATGTCCCAGGCAGATCTTGAACAACGCGGCGCGCCCGGCGGGCAGGCCGCTCGCACGGCGGCGCGCGAGGACGGCGATGGCGGCAAGGTCACGGCCACGCCCGCCGCGCTGGCATTCATCGCGGAGCTGACGGCCGAATACGGGCCCATCATGTTCCACCAGTCCGGCGGCTGTTGCGACGGCTCGTCGCCCATGTGCTATCCGCAGGGCGAATTCCTGCTGGCCGACCACGACGTGCTGCTCGGTGAAATCGGCGGCGCGCCCTTCTATATCGGCGGCGCGCAATACGAAGCGTGGAAGCACACCGATCTGATCATCGACGTCGTCCCTGGACGCGGCGGCATGTTCTCGCTGGACAACGGCCGGGAAAAACGCTTCCTCACCCGCTCGTCCATCTGCGCCGTGCCGCCCGCGAAGACGTAG